DNA from Bradyrhizobium japonicum USDA 6:
GCCGTCGATCTCCGATAATGCATCGACTCCGAAAGGCTGGCGCTGACGTGCCTTTCACGGATGGAATATTGAAATGACACAAGCAGGCGTCTACGGGCAGAGGCTCGGGCGAGGCCTTCACGTCAAGGAAGCTCCGGTTCTGATTACGCGCTCGCTGCGCAGCGCAGAGGTCGCGGTCACCGAAGTCCGCAATGACAAGCCGACGCCCGAGCTTTCCGGCTCGCTGCCGGCGGAGGATGCTTACCTCGTCAGCCTGAAGCTCCGCGACTATCCCGCCTGCGAATGTTGGGAGGAAGGCCGCTACGTCACCAGAGAGGATATTCGTGCGGGCGCGACCTATCTGTACGACCTCAAGCGAGATCCGCGCTATGTGATCGACAAGCCGTTTCACTCGCTCTTCTTCTATTTGCCGCGCCCGGCCCTTCACGACATGGCGAGGCAACCCGGCGCGCCACGCATTGGCGAGCTCAGTTACGAGCCCGGTGTGGGCCATGACGACGGGGTGATCCGTCATATCGGCGCCAGCTTGCAGGAAGCACTGCGTCGGCCTGACGAGACCAACCAGCTCTTCATCGATCACATGATGCTCGCGCTCACCGCTCACGTCGCCCAGACCTATGGCGGGCTGAAGCCTGTCGCTGAGCCTAGCCGCGGCGGGCTCGCGCCATGGCAGGTGAAGCGCGCCTGCGACCGGCTCGACTCCGATCTCTCAGGCAAGGTCGCGCTGGAGCAGATCGCGACCGAGCTCGGCCTTTCGGTCAGCCACTTTTCACGCGCATTCCGGATCTCCACCGGCCTGCCACCGCATCAATGGCTGCTGCGCCAGCGCGTGAAGGCGGCCACGCAGCTGATGACCGTCCGCAACCTGCCGTTGTCCGAAATTGCGATCTCGGCTGGATTTGCCAATCAAAGCCATTTCACGCGGGTGTTCACGCAGATGGTCGGCGTCAGTCCGGGCGCATGGCGCCGCGAAACCCATGGCGGGCCGGACGCGTAGCGCGTTTTCGAGCGCCAGAATCAGAATCCAAATCAGTGCCGCTTCGCCAGCGAAATCGCCTGCTTCGTGCCCGTGAATTCGTGAGGCGCTGCGCTTCCGGGCAAGCATCCCGGCCATTCCTTCAGCAGGCGGCGACATCACGCTGAGGGAGGACGAAGCCAGGGTGGAGGCCGCCGATTTCCTGCACGAGGATTTCGCGCGGCGGCATCGGCCATCCGCCTGACGAGAGTTTTGCGGCGCGCCGTGGCCTACCCGACGCGAATAGATCTGACGTGGCGAAACGCAGGACAGCTTGCGAACTCACGGCGCCTGTCAGTTCGCGCTTCTGTGCTCCGGGGTACGCAACGATGCAAACTTAGTCCTCCTAAAATCGTGACTGGATGGAGCGACAGGGCACAGGAGTGTGTGAACAGTCTCATAGTTCATCACCCTCTTTTCGAGCTAACTCTCCTCCCAGAAATTGCCGCACCCGGAGCTGACTGACAGACACGGGTGAGATGCAACGCCTGCGAAGCCGCGTGCTCGCAGCTTTGGATTGGCTCTCGTCTCGGTTACGAGCATGCCAGCCCCATCACTCAGCCACATCTTTTGGAAATTGGAATCAAGGGCATCGCGAAACGCGTCCACGCAGCTTCTGATCGGGGTCGGCCGGTAGGCTGCTACTTACTAAGGAGCCCCCAATGAAGATAGGCAACGCAGTTTCCAGCGCATTTTCCCTAACGAGGTACGCCGGTAATCTTGGGATCGCCCGTTCCAGTCTTATCAAGTCGGCCCATCTCCTCGAAAGAATTGGGCTCGCAGCCGTTGGGGCCTCTTGCGGCCTCTATGTGGGTGCGACCCTGTTGCGTCAGAAAGGCGGGCTTTTTGAAAGCGGCTGGATCGTACTGCTAACGATGCTCTACGGAGCTCTCAGCTATTATGTTGGAATTGATTTGTCCCGGTCTGTCGCTCGGAAGTCGATTTCGAGCAACTCGGAAGAATACAACGGCTCTGAGGTTGCTGAGATCATGAGTGCGGCCGGGACGTTCGGCGCGGCGATTGCAGCGACCCTGTCCGTCAGCATCCTTGTCCTTGATCAAAGCCTACCCAATGGACTGATAGCCTTTCTCGCCGGCTGTTGGGTCGTTGGGTCTTCGCTTCAAGTTGCGGCGGGAACGATGGCGCGCAACTACGAAGTGCCCATGGACAAGGAATGAAGACAACCCTGCTCACGGAAGGGCGTCTGCCTGGCATCGTGACGTGGGCACAAGCCCTCGTGCAAGGTTCGGCTTAAGGTCTGAAGTCGCGGCTGCAGACTCATCGCAACCTCTGTCGTCCAACGTTGAGCGCGGACGATTTTTAGTAGCGCAGCCGTTGGCATCGAGCAATGTCTCTGCTTGGAAGCGGCATCGGTACTGGACAACCTAGATTGTCGCGCAACAAACAAGGCGTGCCATCATGGTGGCGTTGGGATATTGTCTTCGCGCGCCGTGGTCCAAAATTCTGCTAACCGCCAACCACACGATCGGTGGAGCCAATGCAGATCGCGGAGTGGCTCGAGAAGCTGGGGCTTGGGCAATACGCGGAGCGTTTTGCCCAAAATGGGATCGACATGAGTGTCCTTCCCGAACTGATGGACGAGGATTTCGATAGGCTCGGAGTGCTGCTCGGCCATCGCCGCAAAATGCTGCGTGCTATCGCCGACCTCGATCCAGCCGCGCTGATCGCATCGCCGGCTCCTCCTCACGACGCCGAGCGGCGTCACCTGACCGTTATGTTTTGCGATCTGGTCGGCTCGACTGCGCTCTCGGCGCGTCTCGATCCCGAGGACATGTGGGAAGTGATCCGGGCCTACCGCGCCGCCTGCGCGAGCGTCATTGCCGCTTATGATGGCAGGATAGCCAGGTTCGTCGGTGACGGAATACTCGTCTATTTCGGCTATCCCCGCGCCCACGAGGATGATGCGGAGCGCGCAGTGCGTGCGGGCCTCGACACCGTCTCTGCGGTTGGGCAACTCAAAACGGGCACCACCGAACGGGTTGAGCTGCGGATTGCGATCGCGACCGGGCTTGTGGTGGTCGGCGACCTCATCAGCGGCGATGCGTCAGAGGAGCACGCAACGGTCGGTGATGCACCAAACCTCGCTGCCCGGCTCCAGAGCCTGGCGGAACCGGGAGCGGTCGTCGTTGCCTCTTCGACGCGCAGGCTGCTTGGCGATCTCTTCACGTTTCGCAATCTCGGCCGTCGCGAGGTCAAGGGGATAGCCGAACCCATCGCGGTCTGGGCGGTCGAGGGCGCGACCGCATCGGAGAGCCGCTTCGAGGCGGTCCACGCGGCGCGCTCGATCGGCTTCGTCGGCCGCAAGGAGGAGATCGAATTCGCGCTCTCGCGCCAGCGGCTGGCATGGCAGGGGCAGGGCCAGATGGTGTTGATCTCCGGCGAAGCAGGCATCGGCAAGTCGCGCTTTGTCGCAACGCTGTCCGAAAGCCCCGCGTTGGGGGCGCACCGCCGGATGCGATATCAGTGTTCGCCCTACCACACCAACAGTGCGCTTCATCCCTTTGTCGCGCAGCTCGAACGCGCGGCCGGTATCCGCGCGCACGACACGCCGGAGCAAAAGCTCGACAAGCTCGAGGCAATGCTGGCCCTTGGGACGCAGCAGGTCGCTCGGGCGACACCGCTCATTGCGGCTCTCCTTTCGATTTCAACCGGCGACCATTATCCGCCGCTTGGTTTGAGCCCGGCGCAGCAGCGGCGACAGACATTTGCCGCCCTTCTCGACCAGCTCGAGGGCCTGGCGCGAGAGCAGCCCCTGCTGGTTATCTGCGAGGATATGCATTGGGCCGATGCCACGACACTTGAACTGTTCGACCTCGGGGTCGATCGGATCAGGGGGCTGCCGATACTCATGCTCATGACAGCCCGGCCGGAGTTCGAGCCCTCCTGGTCGGGTCTTGCCAACGTCGCTCTGTTGCGGCTCGACCGACTCGACCGGCAGGACACACGCGCGCTGGTCGAGCAGGTGACCATTGGTCGCCAGCTGCCGCGCGAGATGATGAAGCAGATTATCGACAAGACGGACGGCATCCCGCTATTCGTCGAGGAACTGACCAAGATGGTGCTGGAGTCCGGACTGCTCATCGAAGATTCCGGACGCTACCGCCTCGATAGTCCGCTCCCGCCGCTCGCTATTCCCGCGACGCTGCAGGATTCGCTGATGGCGCGGCTCGACCGGCTGGCTCCCGTCAAGGAGGTGGCGCAGATTGGCGCCGCCATCGGCCGCGACTTTTCATACGCGCTGCTGAGATATGTGACAGGACGCGATGATCTGACACTGAGCGCCGCGCTGGGGCAACTCGAAGAGGCGGAGCTGCTGGTGCGTCGCGGAACACCGCCCGACGCAAACTATAGCTTCAGGCACGCTCTCGTTCAGGAAGCGGCCTATGAAGGCCTGCTCAAGAGCAAACGGCAGCTGCTTCACAAGCGCATCGGCGATGTCCTGCGCGAGAAGTTTCCCGTCGTTGCCGAGACTGAGCCGGAAGTTCTGGCACACCACTTCACTGAGGCGGGGCTGAATGAGATCGCCCTCGAATGGTGGCGCAAGGCGGGCCAGCAAGCGCTGAAGCGCTCGGCCTATTCCGAGGCGATCGCGCATCTCGGCAAGGCGATTGCGTCCGCCGATGAGGTGCCGGATGATCCCCGCCGGATGATGAGCAGGCTGCATCTTCAAATCGAGTATGGCCGTGCATTGCGAGGCAGCCTCGGTCATAGCGCTCCCGAAACCGTAGCCGCATGGACGCGTGCCCGACGGTTCGCTGCCGACATCAATGATCCCGTTGAACTCGCGCCGGTCCATTCGGGTCTCTTCAATGCTTGCCTGACCCACGGCGAACTCGCTCCGATGCGGGAGCTGGCGGATGCCATCAGGAGCGCCGCTGACCGACGACCGGACTCACCGGTGGCCGCCGTCGTTGCACATTGGACGGGCGGGGTTACCTGCTGGTTCGGCGGTGACTACTTGGACGCGAGGATGCATCTCGAGCAGGCATTCGAGATCTATGGTGCCGAGCCGGATCCCGCGATGTTCAAGGCTTCGGCACTGGATCTCCCGTTCGTGATCATGAGGTTTCTCGCCCTGGTGCTTTGGCCGCTTGGCAAGATCGCGCGCGCACGCCGCCTCGCCGCCGAAGCGGTGAGTGCTTCGGGAGAAAAGCGGGCGCTGTCCCAGGCCAACGCGCTGGTTCATCGCGCTGTGTTCGACGGCCTATGCGGAGGCATGTTGCAGCAAACGGAGACAATCCTGGCGCTCGGTCTCGCGCGCGACCACACGATGCCGTTGTATGTGGCCGCCGGCACCTACCTGAATGGCCTCGCCAAGTGGCGTGCCGGCGACCAAATGACCGGACTGACGGAAATGCGTCGCGGCTGGACCTTGCTGCACGAGAATGACTGCTATCTCTGTGAGCCGTTTTGGGGGATGCATGTCGCCTTGGCGAACGCAGCGTCGGGCCAACTCGAAACCGGGCTGGAAATCTTGAGCGAATTGATCGCATGGACCGGGCAATCCGGCCAGCATTGGCTTGATGCCGAGCTGCATCGCGTCCGCGGCGAGCTTTTGTGGCGTCTTGATCCTTCGGACGAAGCCGGTGCGGAAGCTTCCCTCAACCGAGCGCTTGAGATTGCACGACACCAGCAGACGAAGACTTTCGAGCTGCGCAGCGCCCTTGGACTTGCACGCCTGCACAAGAGAAATGGCCGAGCAGGCGGGGTATCCGAAGTGCTTGCCGCTGTGCTGGCCGAATTCGATGTGGAGCGTAATCTTTCTGAAGTCGTGGAAGCGAAAGAGCTGCTTGAGCAAGTGCATTAGGCACGTGCCGTTTTCCCCCAGTCCGGGGGCAGGGAATGACAGTCACGAATTCACGTGTACGAAATCCCGCAGCAGCGGATAGATCTCGTTATTCCATCGCTTGCCCGAGAACACGCCGTAATGGCCGACGCCGGCCTGCATGTGGTGGACGCGGCGATAGGCGCGCACACCGGTGCAGAGGTCTTGCGCGGCGAGCGTCTGGCCGATCGAGCAGATGTCGTCCTTCTCGCCCTCGACCGTCATCAGTCCCATGCGGCTGACGGCCTTGGTGTTCACGGGACGGCCACGGTGCATCAACTTGCCTTGCGGCAACAGGTGCTCCTGGAACACGTCGCGCACGGTCTCGATGTAGAACTCGGCCGGCAGGTCCATCACGGCGAAATATTCGTTGTAGAAGGTCTTGATGCTCGCGGCCTTCTCCTTCTCGCCCTTGGCGATATGGTTGGCGAGATCCATGTGCTGCTTGATGTGGCGCTCGAGATTCATCGAGACGAACGCCGTGAGCTGCACGAAGCCGGGATAGACCTTGCGGAGCGCGCCGCGGCATTGCACCGGCACGTAGTTGATCAGGTTCTGCTCGAACCAGTCGATCGGCCTGCTCTTGGCGAACTCGTTGACCCTGGTCGGCTGGATGCGCGTGTCGATCGGGCCTGCCATCAGCGTCAGCGTCGCAGGCCGCGAGGGGTGGTTGCCCTCGCACATGACCGCGGCGGCAGCGAGTGCCGAGACCGAGGGCTGGCAGATCGCAACCATATGCGGACGCGGGCCCAATTGGCCGAGGAAGTCGATGAGATGATCGGTGTAATCGTCGAGCCCGAAGCGGCCTTCGCGGCGTGGAATGTCGCGCGGATTGTGCCAGTCGGTGATGTAGACGTCGTGGTCCTGCAGCAGCGTTTTCACGGTGCCGCGCAGCAGCGTGGCGAAATGGCCCGACATCGGCGCCACCAGCAGCATGCGCGGCTGCTCCGGCGCGCCGTCCTTCCTGAAGTGCAGCAGCGAGCCGAACGGCGTCGCGTAGGCGACCTCCTCGGTGACGCCGACCTCGCGGTTGCCCACCATCACGCTGTCGATGCCGTAGGCCGGGCGGTCATAGGTGAGGGTGGAGCGCGAAATCAGCTCCAGCGCGGCCGAGAGCCGGCCGACGACCTGACCCGATAGGCCCTGCGGCACCAGATTGAGGAATCTGAGCGCGGACGAAGCTCCCGCCCGCCACGGCGCGGTAAGGTCCATATGGTTCTGAAAGGCCTGATAATACATCGACATCATACTGAAACGCCCACCCTCCCGCGCTGTCATGCAATATCGAAGCCAAACGGGGGCCACACCGCCCTCAAAACTGGCACATCGCTTGCTCCTCTTTTTGCGGGAAGCACAGGTCATGAGCACTCCCGCGGGCAGGGCGGGTGCAAGTCACAGGCGTAGGGAATGGGCCATATGGCGAAGGCGACACTGACCATCAGCAGCAAGAACTATTCGTCCTGGTCGCTGCGTGGCTGGCTGCTGACGAAATTTTCCGGGCTCGATTTCGAGGAGATCGTCACCGCGCCGGACGACGCGTCGGCGCGCGCGGAAATCCTCCTGCTGTCGTCGTCGATCCTGGTGCCGTGCCTGCGCCACGAGGGCGCCGTGGTCTGGGATACGCTGGCGATCGCCGAATATCTCAACGAGGCGATGCCGGATGCCGGTCTGCTGCCTGATGACCGCGTCCAGCGGGCGCATTGCCGCTCGATCTGCGGCGAAATCCATTCCGGCTTCACAACGTTGCGCGCGTCGCTGCCGGTCAATCTGAAGGGGCACTTCCCCGGCTTCAAGATCTGGTCGCGCGCGCAGGCCGATATCGACCGCGTCTGGTCCATCTGGCGCGACTGCCTGGAGAAATCAGGCGGTCCCTTCCTGTTCGGCGCGAGGCGCACCATGGCGGATGCGATGTACGCCCCCGTGGTGACGCGCTTCGTGACCTATGACGTCAAGCTCGAGCCACTGCTGAAGGCCTATGCCGATACCATCATGGCCATGCCCGAGATGCAGGAATGGATCGCGGCGGCCAAGGATGAGCCGGCCGAGATCGAGGAGCTCGAGGTCGAATATTAGGCAGGCTTCGCGCCCGCCTGCCTGTTTTGGGAGCGAGGCCCAGGCTGCTGCGCCCGGCAGCCATGTCTTTGAAGCCGTTAACTTTTAGCACCCGTGGCCGGCTCGGGCCGGCCCACATGCTGCGCAGATATTGTATACGCGTGGGGGCTTGTTGCGACATCTAGCCGTGAACAGCCGCGTACACGGCGTTCCGGCTGATTCGGACGTGATTCGTTCGGGCCGCGTTCCGTTAGTTAAGGCAGAGCGCGGCCCCGTTGCATTTTGAGACAGACGCCGCTCGTCAGGCGAAGCCCGAGTGCTTGACGCGCGGCACGCGCCAGCCGATGACGGTGGCTTCCACCGGGACGCCGGCCGCGTCGTTCTGCCAGCGGCCCTCGACATAGCGGCAGGCGAACGGCAGTTGATACGTTCCGCTATGATCCTCACACAGCACTTCGACCGGCAGGCCGGGGGGCGGTTCTCCGGCGCCATCGAATTCTGCCAGACGTCTATCGCGCGTTGCCATTCCAAAAATCTCCCCTAATCAAAGTCGCGGAAAGAGCGCCCACTTCTTCTTCCGCGCACGGTTCACTGCTCCCCGTCCGAGGGAACAACCCAAGCTCAACGCGAGAATGCGGTACGAGTGTGGTAGCCTCCGGCGTCGGCGCGCAAAAAGCGCACATTGCCGTGATATTGGACGAGGAACCTGCATGCTGCTTCGAAGCGCCGGCGTTTGTTTCGCGATGTTGTTGCTCGCCACGCTGGCGATCGCGCCGGTCCGCGCGCAAGACGTGCCCGGCATCGAGATCTGCACCGTCGAGAAGACCATGGAGCGGCGCACGAGCTGCCTCCAGAGTAACGTCGACTTCCTGCAGAAGACGATCACCAAGCTGACGCTCGATCATCAGCAGAAGCTCGATGCCGCCAACCGCCAGATCGACGCGTTGAAGACGACCGTGGCCGGCCTGCAGAAGACGCTGGGCGATCTCCAGGCTACGCAGGTGAAGATCGCGGAAGATC
Protein-coding regions in this window:
- a CDS encoding adenylate/guanylate cyclase domain-containing protein; the encoded protein is MQIAEWLEKLGLGQYAERFAQNGIDMSVLPELMDEDFDRLGVLLGHRRKMLRAIADLDPAALIASPAPPHDAERRHLTVMFCDLVGSTALSARLDPEDMWEVIRAYRAACASVIAAYDGRIARFVGDGILVYFGYPRAHEDDAERAVRAGLDTVSAVGQLKTGTTERVELRIAIATGLVVVGDLISGDASEEHATVGDAPNLAARLQSLAEPGAVVVASSTRRLLGDLFTFRNLGRREVKGIAEPIAVWAVEGATASESRFEAVHAARSIGFVGRKEEIEFALSRQRLAWQGQGQMVLISGEAGIGKSRFVATLSESPALGAHRRMRYQCSPYHTNSALHPFVAQLERAAGIRAHDTPEQKLDKLEAMLALGTQQVARATPLIAALLSISTGDHYPPLGLSPAQQRRQTFAALLDQLEGLAREQPLLVICEDMHWADATTLELFDLGVDRIRGLPILMLMTARPEFEPSWSGLANVALLRLDRLDRQDTRALVEQVTIGRQLPREMMKQIIDKTDGIPLFVEELTKMVLESGLLIEDSGRYRLDSPLPPLAIPATLQDSLMARLDRLAPVKEVAQIGAAIGRDFSYALLRYVTGRDDLTLSAALGQLEEAELLVRRGTPPDANYSFRHALVQEAAYEGLLKSKRQLLHKRIGDVLREKFPVVAETEPEVLAHHFTEAGLNEIALEWWRKAGQQALKRSAYSEAIAHLGKAIASADEVPDDPRRMMSRLHLQIEYGRALRGSLGHSAPETVAAWTRARRFAADINDPVELAPVHSGLFNACLTHGELAPMRELADAIRSAADRRPDSPVAAVVAHWTGGVTCWFGGDYLDARMHLEQAFEIYGAEPDPAMFKASALDLPFVIMRFLALVLWPLGKIARARRLAAEAVSASGEKRALSQANALVHRAVFDGLCGGMLQQTETILALGLARDHTMPLYVAAGTYLNGLAKWRAGDQMTGLTEMRRGWTLLHENDCYLCEPFWGMHVALANAASGQLETGLEILSELIAWTGQSGQHWLDAELHRVRGELLWRLDPSDEAGAEASLNRALEIARHQQTKTFELRSALGLARLHKRNGRAGGVSEVLAAVLAEFDVERNLSEVVEAKELLEQVH
- a CDS encoding polyhydroxyalkanoate depolymerase — protein: MMSMYYQAFQNHMDLTAPWRAGASSALRFLNLVPQGLSGQVVGRLSAALELISRSTLTYDRPAYGIDSVMVGNREVGVTEEVAYATPFGSLLHFRKDGAPEQPRMLLVAPMSGHFATLLRGTVKTLLQDHDVYITDWHNPRDIPRREGRFGLDDYTDHLIDFLGQLGPRPHMVAICQPSVSALAAAAVMCEGNHPSRPATLTLMAGPIDTRIQPTRVNEFAKSRPIDWFEQNLINYVPVQCRGALRKVYPGFVQLTAFVSMNLERHIKQHMDLANHIAKGEKEKAASIKTFYNEYFAVMDLPAEFYIETVRDVFQEHLLPQGKLMHRGRPVNTKAVSRMGLMTVEGEKDDICSIGQTLAAQDLCTGVRAYRRVHHMQAGVGHYGVFSGKRWNNEIYPLLRDFVHVNS
- a CDS encoding glutathione S-transferase family protein — encoded protein: MAKATLTISSKNYSSWSLRGWLLTKFSGLDFEEIVTAPDDASARAEILLLSSSILVPCLRHEGAVVWDTLAIAEYLNEAMPDAGLLPDDRVQRAHCRSICGEIHSGFTTLRASLPVNLKGHFPGFKIWSRAQADIDRVWSIWRDCLEKSGGPFLFGARRTMADAMYAPVVTRFVTYDVKLEPLLKAYADTIMAMPEMQEWIAAAKDEPAEIEELEVEY
- a CDS encoding helix-turn-helix domain-containing protein, producing the protein MTQAGVYGQRLGRGLHVKEAPVLITRSLRSAEVAVTEVRNDKPTPELSGSLPAEDAYLVSLKLRDYPACECWEEGRYVTREDIRAGATYLYDLKRDPRYVIDKPFHSLFFYLPRPALHDMARQPGAPRIGELSYEPGVGHDDGVIRHIGASLQEALRRPDETNQLFIDHMMLALTAHVAQTYGGLKPVAEPSRGGLAPWQVKRACDRLDSDLSGKVALEQIATELGLSVSHFSRAFRISTGLPPHQWLLRQRVKAATQLMTVRNLPLSEIAISAGFANQSHFTRVFTQMVGVSPGAWRRETHGGPDA